A stretch of Vulpes lagopus strain Blue_001 chromosome 20, ASM1834538v1, whole genome shotgun sequence DNA encodes these proteins:
- the TMPRSS2 gene encoding transmembrane protease serine 2 isoform X3, translating into MRAVPLRGHLERPKSLPLPDAADKIKMALNSGSPPGVGPYYENHGYQPESLYPPQPATAPRAYPVYPAPYYPPAVPQYTPRVLTHTSTPAIHTQPKSPLGMGCTAKTKKVLCITVALGTILAGAAVAAVLLWKFMEDKCSVSGIECGSSGTCISPSQWCDGVLHCPSGEDENRCVRLYGPNFILQVYSSQRKSWHPVCLDNWSDSYGRAACQDMGYRNSFYSSQGIADDSGATSFMKLNISAGHMDLYKKLYHSDVCSSKTVVSLRCIECGVSAKVTRQSRIVGGTSASLGDWPWQVSLHVQGTHVCGGSIISPEWIVTAAHCVEEPLNNPRYWTAFAGILRQSFMFYGHGHRVGKVISHPNYDSKTKNNDIALMKLQTPLTFNDRVKPVCLPNPGMMLEPEQSCWISGWGATLEKGKTSDELNAVMVHLIEPWRCNSKYVYNNLVTPAMICAGFLRGGVDSCQGDSGGPLVTLKSRIWWLVGDTSWGSGCAKANRPGVYGNVTVFTDWIYRQMRANS; encoded by the exons GTCATCTCGAACGTCCCAAATCTTTGCCATTACCTGATGCTGCTGATAAAATCAAGATGGCCTTAAACTCA GGGTCACCGCCAGGAGTTGGACCTTACTATGAAAACCATGGATACCAACCCGAGAGCCTGTACCCCCCGCAGCCTGCCACGGCCCCCAGAGCCTACCCGGTGTATCCGGCCCCGTACTACCCGCCTGCAGTGCCCCAGTACACCCCGAGGGTGCTGACGCACACTTCGACACCTGCCATCCACACGCAGCCCAAGTCCCCGTTGGGGATGGGGTGCACCGCAA AGACTAAGAAAGTGCTGTGCATCACCGTCGCCCTGGGGACCATCCTGGCGGGGGCAGCTGTGGCCGCGGTCCTGCTCTGGAAGTTCA TGGAGGACAAGTGCTCGGTGTCCGGGATAGAGTGCGGCAGCTCGGGGACCTGCATCAGCCCCTCTCAGTGGTGCGACGGGGTCCTGCACTGCCCCAGCGGGGAGGACGAGAACCGGTGCG TTCGCCTCTACGGACCGAACTTTATCCTCCAGGTGTACTCGTCCCAGAGGAAGTCCTGGCACCCCGTGTGTCTGGACAACTGGAGTGACAGCTACGGGAGGGCTGCGTGCCAGGACATGGGTTACCG GAATAGTTTCTATTCGAGCCAAGGAATAGCGGATGACAGCGGGGCCACCAGCTTCATGAAGCTGAACATAAGCGCCGGCCATATGGATCTCTACAAGAAACTGTACCACAG CGACGTCTGTTCTTCAAAAACGGTGGTTTCTTTACGCTGTATAG AGTGCGGGGTCTCTGCGAAGGTGACGCGTCAGAGCCGGATCGTGGGCGGGACCAGCGCCTCCCTGGGGGACTGGCCCTGGCAGGTCAGCCTGCACGTCCAGGGCACCCACGTCTGTGGAGGCTCTATTATCAGCCCCGAGTGGATCGTGACAGCCGCCCACTGTGTGGAGGA ACCTCTAAACAACCCGCGGTACTGGACGGCCTTCGCGGGAATTTTGAGACAATCCTTCATGTTCTATGGACACGGACACCGAGTGGGAAAAGTGATTTCCCATCCAAATTATGATTCCAAGACCAAGAACAACGACATCGCCCTCATGAAGTTGCAGACGCCTCTAACTTTTAACG ACAGAGTGAAGCCAGTGTGCCTGCCTAACCCGGGCATGATGCTAGAGCCGGAGCAGTCCTGCTGGATTTCCGGGTGGGGGGCCACCCTCGAGAAAG GGAAGACCTCAGACGAGCTGAACGCGGTCATGGTGCACCTCATCGAGCCCTGGCGCTGCAACAGCAAGTACGTCTACAACAACCTGGTCACTCCCGCCATGATCTGCgcgggcttcctgcggggaggcGTCGACTCCTGCCAG GGTGACAGCGGAGGTCCCCTGGTCACTCTGAAGAGCCGCATCTGGTGGTTGGTCGGCGACACGAGCTGGGGATCCGGCTGTGCCAAGGCTAACAGGCCGGGGGTGTACGGAAACGTGACTGTTTTCACCGACTGGATTTATCGGCAAATGAGG GCAAACAGCTGA
- the TMPRSS2 gene encoding transmembrane protease serine 2 isoform X2: MLDLPQDRLVASGDGGGRLTPLCAVDRPGPNYIWNPGHLERPKSLPLPDAADKIKMALNSGSPPGVGPYYENHGYQPESLYPPQPATAPRAYPVYPAPYYPPAVPQYTPRVLTHTSTPAIHTQPKSPLGMGCTAKTKKVLCITVALGTILAGAAVAAVLLWKFMEDKCSVSGIECGSSGTCISPSQWCDGVLHCPSGEDENRCVRLYGPNFILQVYSSQRKSWHPVCLDNWSDSYGRAACQDMGYRNSFYSSQGIADDSGATSFMKLNISAGHMDLYKKLYHSDVCSSKTVVSLRCIECGVSAKVTRQSRIVGGTSASLGDWPWQVSLHVQGTHVCGGSIISPEWIVTAAHCVEEPLNNPRYWTAFAGILRQSFMFYGHGHRVGKVISHPNYDSKTKNNDIALMKLQTPLTFNDRVKPVCLPNPGMMLEPEQSCWISGWGATLEKGKTSDELNAVMVHLIEPWRCNSKYVYNNLVTPAMICAGFLRGGVDSCQGDSGGPLVTLKSRIWWLVGDTSWGSGCAKANRPGVYGNVTVFTDWIYRQMRANS, translated from the exons GTCATCTCGAACGTCCCAAATCTTTGCCATTACCTGATGCTGCTGATAAAATCAAGATGGCCTTAAACTCA GGGTCACCGCCAGGAGTTGGACCTTACTATGAAAACCATGGATACCAACCCGAGAGCCTGTACCCCCCGCAGCCTGCCACGGCCCCCAGAGCCTACCCGGTGTATCCGGCCCCGTACTACCCGCCTGCAGTGCCCCAGTACACCCCGAGGGTGCTGACGCACACTTCGACACCTGCCATCCACACGCAGCCCAAGTCCCCGTTGGGGATGGGGTGCACCGCAA AGACTAAGAAAGTGCTGTGCATCACCGTCGCCCTGGGGACCATCCTGGCGGGGGCAGCTGTGGCCGCGGTCCTGCTCTGGAAGTTCA TGGAGGACAAGTGCTCGGTGTCCGGGATAGAGTGCGGCAGCTCGGGGACCTGCATCAGCCCCTCTCAGTGGTGCGACGGGGTCCTGCACTGCCCCAGCGGGGAGGACGAGAACCGGTGCG TTCGCCTCTACGGACCGAACTTTATCCTCCAGGTGTACTCGTCCCAGAGGAAGTCCTGGCACCCCGTGTGTCTGGACAACTGGAGTGACAGCTACGGGAGGGCTGCGTGCCAGGACATGGGTTACCG GAATAGTTTCTATTCGAGCCAAGGAATAGCGGATGACAGCGGGGCCACCAGCTTCATGAAGCTGAACATAAGCGCCGGCCATATGGATCTCTACAAGAAACTGTACCACAG CGACGTCTGTTCTTCAAAAACGGTGGTTTCTTTACGCTGTATAG AGTGCGGGGTCTCTGCGAAGGTGACGCGTCAGAGCCGGATCGTGGGCGGGACCAGCGCCTCCCTGGGGGACTGGCCCTGGCAGGTCAGCCTGCACGTCCAGGGCACCCACGTCTGTGGAGGCTCTATTATCAGCCCCGAGTGGATCGTGACAGCCGCCCACTGTGTGGAGGA ACCTCTAAACAACCCGCGGTACTGGACGGCCTTCGCGGGAATTTTGAGACAATCCTTCATGTTCTATGGACACGGACACCGAGTGGGAAAAGTGATTTCCCATCCAAATTATGATTCCAAGACCAAGAACAACGACATCGCCCTCATGAAGTTGCAGACGCCTCTAACTTTTAACG ACAGAGTGAAGCCAGTGTGCCTGCCTAACCCGGGCATGATGCTAGAGCCGGAGCAGTCCTGCTGGATTTCCGGGTGGGGGGCCACCCTCGAGAAAG GGAAGACCTCAGACGAGCTGAACGCGGTCATGGTGCACCTCATCGAGCCCTGGCGCTGCAACAGCAAGTACGTCTACAACAACCTGGTCACTCCCGCCATGATCTGCgcgggcttcctgcggggaggcGTCGACTCCTGCCAG GGTGACAGCGGAGGTCCCCTGGTCACTCTGAAGAGCCGCATCTGGTGGTTGGTCGGCGACACGAGCTGGGGATCCGGCTGTGCCAAGGCTAACAGGCCGGGGGTGTACGGAAACGTGACTGTTTTCACCGACTGGATTTATCGGCAAATGAGG GCAAACAGCTGA
- the TMPRSS2 gene encoding transmembrane protease serine 2 isoform X1, with translation MALNSGSPPGVGPYYENHGYQPESLYPPQPATAPRAYPVYPAPYYPPAVPQYTPRVLTHTSTPAIHTQPKSPLGMGCTAKTKKVLCITVALGTILAGAAVAAVLLWKFMEDKCSVSGIECGSSGTCISPSQWCDGVLHCPSGEDENRCVRLYGPNFILQVYSSQRKSWHPVCLDNWSDSYGRAACQDMGYRNSFYSSQGIADDSGATSFMKLNISAGHMDLYKKLYHSDVCSSKTVVSLRCIECGVSAKVTRQSRIVGGTSASLGDWPWQVSLHVQGTHVCGGSIISPEWIVTAAHCVEEPLNNPRYWTAFAGILRQSFMFYGHGHRVGKVISHPNYDSKTKNNDIALMKLQTPLTFNDRVKPVCLPNPGMMLEPEQSCWISGWGATLEKGKTSDELNAVMVHLIEPWRCNSKYVYNNLVTPAMICAGFLRGGVDSCQGDSGGPLVTLKSRIWWLVGDTSWGSGCAKANRPGVYGNVTVFTDWIYRQMRANS, from the exons ATGGCCTTAAACTCA GGGTCACCGCCAGGAGTTGGACCTTACTATGAAAACCATGGATACCAACCCGAGAGCCTGTACCCCCCGCAGCCTGCCACGGCCCCCAGAGCCTACCCGGTGTATCCGGCCCCGTACTACCCGCCTGCAGTGCCCCAGTACACCCCGAGGGTGCTGACGCACACTTCGACACCTGCCATCCACACGCAGCCCAAGTCCCCGTTGGGGATGGGGTGCACCGCAA AGACTAAGAAAGTGCTGTGCATCACCGTCGCCCTGGGGACCATCCTGGCGGGGGCAGCTGTGGCCGCGGTCCTGCTCTGGAAGTTCA TGGAGGACAAGTGCTCGGTGTCCGGGATAGAGTGCGGCAGCTCGGGGACCTGCATCAGCCCCTCTCAGTGGTGCGACGGGGTCCTGCACTGCCCCAGCGGGGAGGACGAGAACCGGTGCG TTCGCCTCTACGGACCGAACTTTATCCTCCAGGTGTACTCGTCCCAGAGGAAGTCCTGGCACCCCGTGTGTCTGGACAACTGGAGTGACAGCTACGGGAGGGCTGCGTGCCAGGACATGGGTTACCG GAATAGTTTCTATTCGAGCCAAGGAATAGCGGATGACAGCGGGGCCACCAGCTTCATGAAGCTGAACATAAGCGCCGGCCATATGGATCTCTACAAGAAACTGTACCACAG CGACGTCTGTTCTTCAAAAACGGTGGTTTCTTTACGCTGTATAG AGTGCGGGGTCTCTGCGAAGGTGACGCGTCAGAGCCGGATCGTGGGCGGGACCAGCGCCTCCCTGGGGGACTGGCCCTGGCAGGTCAGCCTGCACGTCCAGGGCACCCACGTCTGTGGAGGCTCTATTATCAGCCCCGAGTGGATCGTGACAGCCGCCCACTGTGTGGAGGA ACCTCTAAACAACCCGCGGTACTGGACGGCCTTCGCGGGAATTTTGAGACAATCCTTCATGTTCTATGGACACGGACACCGAGTGGGAAAAGTGATTTCCCATCCAAATTATGATTCCAAGACCAAGAACAACGACATCGCCCTCATGAAGTTGCAGACGCCTCTAACTTTTAACG ACAGAGTGAAGCCAGTGTGCCTGCCTAACCCGGGCATGATGCTAGAGCCGGAGCAGTCCTGCTGGATTTCCGGGTGGGGGGCCACCCTCGAGAAAG GGAAGACCTCAGACGAGCTGAACGCGGTCATGGTGCACCTCATCGAGCCCTGGCGCTGCAACAGCAAGTACGTCTACAACAACCTGGTCACTCCCGCCATGATCTGCgcgggcttcctgcggggaggcGTCGACTCCTGCCAG GGTGACAGCGGAGGTCCCCTGGTCACTCTGAAGAGCCGCATCTGGTGGTTGGTCGGCGACACGAGCTGGGGATCCGGCTGTGCCAAGGCTAACAGGCCGGGGGTGTACGGAAACGTGACTGTTTTCACCGACTGGATTTATCGGCAAATGAGG GCAAACAGCTGA